A genome region from Sporichthyaceae bacterium includes the following:
- the hpnE gene encoding hydroxysqualene dehydroxylase HpnE, whose translation MTEGLRGRRVAVLGGGLAGLTAALEAAAAGAQVQLFEARPKLGGLTHSFTRGDLQVDNGQHVFLRCCTRYRALLDRLGVADQVNLQPRLDVEIRRPGVFRSARLRRTNLPAPLHLGNSLLGYAPLSPVARVRAVLAALALARVDVADPATDRRSFGDWLADHGQGAGAVAALWDLVGVATLNAHAADASLALAAYVFQQGLLTDRSAGDIGWSRVPLQQLHGDAAKRALGAAGVEIATGAKATALCRAGAGWTVNVRSGTELETEVAADAVVVALPPRATEALLPDGALDLAAGWSQRLGAAPIVNVHVVYDRPVLHSAFVAGLDSPVQWVFDRSHGADLPAGHYVAISLSAAAAFVDLTTTELRDLLVPALAALLPAAASAVVEDFFVTREREATFAPAPGVRANRPPAATALPGLVLAGAHTDTGWPATMEGAVRSGEAAVSALLAGPRISAQTRPVARSGEIA comes from the coding sequence ATGACCGAGGGGCTGCGCGGTCGGCGGGTGGCAGTGCTCGGCGGCGGCCTGGCCGGGTTGACGGCCGCGCTGGAGGCGGCTGCGGCGGGTGCGCAGGTCCAGCTGTTCGAGGCCCGACCCAAGCTCGGCGGGCTGACCCATTCGTTCACCCGCGGCGACCTGCAGGTCGACAACGGGCAGCACGTGTTCCTGCGCTGCTGCACCCGCTACCGGGCCCTGCTGGACCGACTGGGCGTCGCGGACCAGGTCAACCTGCAGCCGCGGTTGGACGTCGAGATCCGGCGTCCGGGCGTGTTCCGTTCGGCTCGGCTGCGGCGCACCAACCTGCCCGCGCCGCTGCATCTGGGCAACTCGTTGCTCGGCTACGCGCCGCTGTCGCCGGTGGCCCGGGTACGGGCCGTGCTGGCCGCCTTGGCGTTGGCCCGGGTCGACGTCGCCGACCCGGCGACCGACCGGCGCAGCTTCGGCGATTGGTTGGCCGACCACGGACAGGGTGCCGGCGCCGTCGCGGCCCTGTGGGACCTTGTCGGGGTGGCCACGTTGAACGCTCACGCCGCCGATGCATCGTTGGCGCTGGCCGCATACGTCTTCCAGCAGGGCTTGCTCACCGACCGCAGCGCCGGTGACATCGGCTGGTCGCGGGTACCGTTGCAACAGCTGCACGGCGACGCCGCCAAGCGCGCATTGGGTGCCGCCGGGGTCGAGATCGCCACCGGCGCGAAAGCCACCGCGCTGTGCCGCGCCGGCGCGGGTTGGACGGTCAACGTGCGGTCCGGCACAGAGCTGGAGACCGAGGTCGCCGCCGACGCGGTCGTGGTCGCGCTGCCGCCGCGGGCCACCGAGGCGCTGCTGCCGGACGGGGCACTGGACCTGGCCGCCGGGTGGTCGCAGCGGCTGGGGGCGGCCCCGATCGTGAACGTCCACGTCGTGTACGACCGCCCGGTGCTACACAGCGCCTTCGTCGCCGGTCTGGACTCCCCGGTGCAGTGGGTGTTCGACCGCAGCCATGGCGCGGACCTGCCGGCCGGGCACTATGTGGCGATCTCACTGTCGGCCGCGGCGGCGTTCGTCGACCTGACCACTACGGAGTTGCGGGACCTGCTGGTGCCCGCGCTGGCGGCGTTGCTGCCCGCCGCGGCCAGTGCCGTGGTCGAGGATTTCTTCGTGACCCGCGAACGGGAAGCCACATTTGCACCCGCGCCGGGGGTGCGGGCGAACCGTCCGCCCGCCGCGACCGCGCTGCCCGGCCTGGTGCTGGCCGGCGCCCACACCGACACCGGCTGGCCGGCCACGATGGAAGGCGCGGTCCGCAGCGGCGAGGCCGCGGTGAGCGCCCTGCTGGCCGGTCCCCGGATCTCCGCGCAGACCCGACCGGTCGCGCGCAGCGGGGAGATCGCATGA
- the thpR gene encoding RNA 2',3'-cyclic phosphodiesterase: protein MFVALRPPPAALAELRAAVAGLLPFAPDGLRWTVAEQWHLTSCFLAEVPDPVVEDLIRRLRRAATAVEPLTLRLRGGGRFGDRVLWVGLDGDTAALRVLATKVRYAALGAELDVEIRRFRPHLTLARAGRPVAMAQVAERLHEFAGSPWRAVSMELVHSTLGAGPGGTPRHRTVAELILGRR, encoded by the coding sequence ATGTTCGTCGCGCTGCGGCCCCCGCCCGCGGCCCTCGCGGAGCTTCGCGCGGCGGTGGCCGGCCTGCTCCCGTTCGCGCCGGACGGGCTGCGCTGGACAGTCGCGGAGCAGTGGCACCTGACTTCGTGCTTCCTGGCCGAGGTACCGGATCCGGTGGTCGAGGACCTGATCCGGCGGCTGAGACGGGCCGCGACTGCCGTCGAGCCGTTGACGCTGCGACTGCGTGGCGGCGGCCGGTTCGGCGACCGCGTGCTCTGGGTCGGTCTGGACGGCGACACCGCCGCGTTGCGGGTGCTGGCCACCAAGGTGCGTTACGCGGCGCTGGGCGCCGAACTGGACGTCGAGATCCGGCGCTTCCGTCCCCACCTGACGCTGGCCCGGGCCGGGCGGCCGGTGGCGATGGCCCAGGTGGCCGAGCGACTGCACGAGTTCGCCGGGAGCCCGTGGCGGGCCGTGTCGATGGAGCTGGTGCACAGCACGCTGGGCGCCGGACCGGGCGGGACGCCCCGACATCGGACGGTCGCCGAGCTGATCCTGGGCCGGCGGTAG
- the shc gene encoding squalene--hopene cyclase yields the protein MTTEVAPALDSAANAQSAVTAAIRCLRTLQDSAGWWKGELETNVTMDAEDLLLREFLGIRTAADTDAAARWIRRNQRTDGSWATFAGGPGDVSTTVEAWLALRLAGDDMTAPHLTSAQNFVLAGGGVEATRVFTRIWLALFGLWRWEDLPNLPPEVILLPKWAPLNVYDFACWARQTIVPLTIVGTVRPCRPLPFGIDELRSGQAPDRPAQDWVGRAFGLLDKGLHGYGRIPRNPVRKRALRACAEWILARQEADGSWGGIQPPWVYSILALYLLGYPLEHPAVRAGLDGLERFVIREDTPDGPVRRLEACQSPVWDTALALVALHEAGVPAADPMVVRAADWLVGEEVKVPGDWSVRRPDLAPGGWAFEFDNDLYPDTDDTAEVVLALRHAPGSGPAATSAAVERGIAWTIGMASADGGWGAFDADNTRKLPMRLPFCDFGNVTDPPSADVTAHVVEMLAETGRAGDEVCRRGVDWLRRAQESDGSWFGRWGANHIYGTGAVVPALVAAGVAPDDPALRRAVSWLTQHQNADGGWGEDLRSYRDPSWVGRGNSTPSQTAWGLLALLAVDPNHPAAEAGVRWLTERQRPDGNWDEPFFTGTGFPGDFYLNYHLYRLTFPLCALARYVRACT from the coding sequence ATGACAACCGAGGTGGCGCCGGCGCTCGATTCGGCCGCGAACGCGCAGAGCGCGGTCACCGCCGCGATCAGGTGCCTGCGCACCCTGCAGGACTCCGCCGGTTGGTGGAAGGGCGAGCTGGAGACCAACGTCACGATGGACGCCGAGGACCTGCTGCTGCGGGAGTTCCTCGGTATCCGCACCGCCGCCGACACCGACGCCGCGGCCCGCTGGATCCGCCGTAACCAGCGCACCGACGGCAGCTGGGCGACCTTCGCCGGCGGGCCCGGCGACGTGTCGACCACGGTGGAGGCCTGGCTTGCGTTGCGCCTGGCCGGCGACGACATGACGGCCCCTCACCTGACGTCCGCTCAGAACTTCGTGCTGGCCGGCGGTGGGGTCGAAGCCACCCGGGTGTTCACCCGGATCTGGCTGGCGCTGTTCGGCCTGTGGCGCTGGGAGGACCTGCCCAACCTCCCGCCCGAGGTGATCCTGCTGCCCAAGTGGGCGCCGCTCAACGTCTACGACTTCGCTTGCTGGGCGCGGCAGACCATCGTGCCGCTCACAATCGTCGGCACTGTCCGCCCGTGTCGGCCGCTTCCGTTCGGCATCGACGAACTGCGAAGCGGACAAGCCCCGGACCGACCCGCCCAGGACTGGGTCGGGCGGGCTTTCGGGCTGCTCGACAAAGGCCTGCACGGCTACGGCCGGATCCCGCGCAACCCGGTGCGCAAGCGCGCCCTGCGTGCGTGTGCGGAGTGGATTCTCGCGCGGCAGGAGGCCGACGGCTCCTGGGGCGGGATCCAACCGCCTTGGGTCTACTCGATCCTCGCGCTGTACCTGCTCGGCTACCCGTTGGAGCACCCCGCGGTCCGGGCGGGCCTGGACGGCCTGGAGCGGTTCGTGATCCGCGAGGACACCCCCGACGGTCCGGTGCGCCGCCTGGAGGCCTGCCAGTCGCCGGTCTGGGACACCGCGCTGGCCCTGGTCGCGCTGCACGAGGCCGGCGTGCCCGCCGCCGACCCGATGGTGGTCCGCGCCGCCGACTGGTTGGTCGGCGAGGAGGTCAAAGTCCCCGGGGACTGGTCGGTGCGTCGACCGGATCTGGCACCCGGTGGTTGGGCCTTCGAGTTCGACAACGATCTCTACCCGGACACCGACGACACCGCCGAGGTCGTGCTGGCATTGCGGCACGCCCCGGGCAGCGGCCCGGCAGCTACCTCCGCCGCGGTCGAGCGGGGCATCGCCTGGACGATCGGCATGGCGTCCGCGGACGGAGGCTGGGGTGCGTTCGACGCCGACAACACCCGCAAACTGCCGATGCGGCTGCCGTTCTGCGACTTCGGAAACGTCACCGACCCGCCGTCGGCCGACGTCACCGCCCATGTGGTGGAGATGCTGGCCGAGACCGGCCGGGCCGGCGACGAGGTCTGCCGCCGCGGCGTGGACTGGCTGCGCCGCGCGCAGGAGTCCGACGGGTCGTGGTTCGGCCGCTGGGGCGCCAACCACATCTACGGCACCGGAGCGGTGGTCCCGGCGCTCGTGGCGGCCGGGGTCGCGCCGGACGACCCGGCGCTGCGCCGCGCGGTGAGCTGGCTGACGCAGCATCAGAATGCTGACGGGGGTTGGGGCGAGGACCTGCGCTCCTACCGCGACCCGAGCTGGGTCGGCCGCGGGAACTCCACACCGTCGCAAACCGCCTGGGGGTTGCTGGCCCTGCTGGCCGTCGACCCGAACCACCCGGCGGCCGAGGCCGGCGTGCGCTGGCTGACGGAGCGTCAGCGGCCGGACGGCAACTGGGACGAGCCGTTCTTCACCGGTACCGGTTTCCCCGGCGACTTCTACCTGAACTACCACCTGTACCGGCTCACGTTCCCGTTGTGCGCGCTCGCCCGGTACGTCCGGGCCTGTACATGA
- a CDS encoding SDR family NAD(P)-dependent oxidoreductase, with amino-acid sequence MDLVGAVVVVTGAGRGLGAAIAAELGRRGAVVVSVGRDPDRLPVVGAGSVCVVELRDPAAAESIVSHAVATHGRLDAVVANAGVGHAGDVAAMSPARVAELIEVNLTAPILLTRAALPVLRAAGRGTLLYVTSIAGAVGVPGENVYSATKAGLESFADTLRAEVHREGLRVATVLPGVVDTGFFDTRGRPYDRGFPKPIPAAQMANRVVDTLSGGPDRVFEPRWLAGPATLRAVAPRLYRALERRFGGI; translated from the coding sequence GTGGATCTGGTGGGTGCGGTGGTCGTGGTGACCGGAGCCGGTCGCGGGCTCGGTGCGGCGATCGCCGCGGAGCTGGGGCGGCGCGGGGCGGTAGTCGTCTCGGTCGGCCGCGACCCGGACCGGCTGCCGGTGGTGGGTGCCGGGTCGGTCTGCGTGGTCGAACTGCGGGACCCGGCCGCGGCGGAGTCGATCGTGTCCCACGCCGTGGCCACCCACGGGCGGCTGGACGCGGTGGTGGCCAACGCCGGGGTGGGGCACGCCGGTGATGTGGCCGCAATGAGCCCGGCGCGGGTCGCCGAGCTCATCGAGGTCAATCTCACCGCCCCGATCCTGCTGACCAGGGCCGCGTTGCCGGTGCTGCGGGCGGCCGGGCGCGGGACGCTGCTCTACGTCACCTCGATCGCCGGCGCGGTCGGCGTACCCGGCGAGAACGTGTACTCGGCCACCAAGGCCGGGCTGGAGTCGTTCGCGGACACCCTGCGCGCGGAGGTGCACCGCGAGGGACTGCGGGTCGCCACCGTGCTGCCCGGGGTGGTGGACACCGGGTTCTTCGACACTCGCGGCCGCCCCTACGACCGAGGCTTCCCAAAGCCGATTCCCGCGGCACAGATGGCGAATCGGGTCGTGGACACCCTTTCCGGCGGCCCGGACCGGGTGTTCGAGCCGCGCTGGTTGGCTGGGCCCGCGACCCTGCGGGCGGTCGCGCCGCGCCTGTACCGCGCGCTGGAACGCCGCTTCGGTGGAATCTGA
- the hpnH gene encoding adenosyl-hopene transferase HpnH, with protein sequence MPMRQNLRLGKYLAKQKLLRRKKFPLLLELEPLFACNLKCAGCGKIEQPASLLKQRMPVEQAVSAVKECGAPMVSIAGGEPLMHPAIDEIVRRLLGLNKIVFLCTNAVLLPKHLHRFTPHEDFVWMVHIDGLRERHDASVCKEGVFDQAVEAVKQAKAAGFRVMTNTTFFDTDTPQDVIDVLDYLNDELGVDNMQISPGYAYERAPDQDHWLGVEQTRELFAKAFADGRRAKWRLNHSPLFLDFLEGKKELACTPWGIPSYSLLGWQRPCYLLDDSYASSYQELLETTDWDKFGRGKDPRCSNCMAHCGYEPSAVLATMESLRETIRAAADR encoded by the coding sequence ATGCCTATGCGGCAGAACCTGCGCCTCGGGAAGTACCTGGCCAAGCAGAAGTTGCTGCGTCGGAAGAAGTTCCCGCTGCTGCTGGAACTCGAGCCGTTGTTCGCCTGCAACCTGAAGTGCGCAGGCTGCGGGAAGATCGAGCAGCCCGCGTCGCTGCTCAAACAGCGCATGCCCGTCGAGCAGGCCGTCTCCGCCGTCAAGGAGTGCGGCGCGCCGATGGTGTCGATCGCCGGCGGCGAGCCGCTGATGCACCCCGCGATCGATGAGATCGTCCGGCGACTGCTCGGCCTGAACAAGATCGTGTTCCTGTGCACGAACGCGGTCCTGCTGCCCAAGCACCTGCACCGCTTCACCCCGCACGAGGACTTCGTGTGGATGGTGCACATCGACGGTCTGCGCGAGCGCCACGACGCGTCGGTGTGCAAGGAGGGCGTGTTCGACCAGGCAGTCGAGGCGGTCAAGCAGGCCAAGGCGGCCGGCTTCCGAGTGATGACCAACACCACGTTCTTCGACACCGACACCCCGCAGGACGTGATCGACGTCCTGGACTACCTGAACGACGAACTTGGCGTCGACAACATGCAGATCTCGCCCGGGTACGCCTACGAGCGGGCTCCGGACCAGGACCACTGGCTCGGCGTCGAGCAGACCAGGGAGCTGTTCGCCAAGGCGTTCGCCGACGGCCGGCGCGCGAAGTGGCGGCTGAACCACTCGCCGCTGTTCCTGGACTTCCTCGAGGGCAAGAAGGAGTTGGCCTGCACGCCGTGGGGCATCCCGTCCTATTCGCTGCTGGGCTGGCAGCGGCCCTGCTACCTGCTCGACGACTCGTACGCGAGCAGCTACCAGGAACTGCTGGAGACCACCGACTGGGACAAGTTCGGCCGCGGGAAGGATCCGCGGTGCTCGAACTGCATGGCCCACTGCGGCTACGAACCTTCCGCCGTCCTGGCCACGATGGAGTCCCTGCGCGAGACCATCCGGGCGGCCGCGGACCGCTGA
- a CDS encoding squalene/phytoene synthase family protein, whose amino-acid sequence MSDRLLVANRACAQITRTEARNFYYGIRLLPAPKRSALCAVYALARRIDDIGDGTGSAEEKAARLAALRAGLDHGAGSSDAVLLALADAAARFPIPLAAFGELIDGVETDVIGTTYATFDDLVPYCRRVAGAVGRLCLGVYGCPPGTEATAGRHADALGVAMQQVNILRDIREDLTNGRVYLPKEDLDRFEVTLALTPSGALADPGGGLHALVKVAAARAAAWFDDGLRLLPLLDNRSASCTAAMAGIYRELLRRIDADPAAVFTGRVSLTGFEKARVAGRALTGRAV is encoded by the coding sequence TTGAGCGACCGACTCCTCGTCGCCAACCGGGCCTGCGCGCAGATCACCCGAACCGAGGCCCGGAATTTCTACTACGGCATCCGGTTGCTGCCCGCGCCCAAGCGGTCCGCGTTGTGCGCCGTCTACGCCCTGGCCCGGCGAATCGACGACATCGGCGACGGCACCGGATCAGCCGAGGAGAAGGCCGCCCGACTGGCCGCACTGCGGGCCGGCCTGGACCACGGCGCTGGCTCCTCCGACGCGGTCCTGTTGGCCCTCGCCGATGCCGCGGCCCGGTTCCCGATCCCGCTGGCCGCGTTCGGTGAGCTGATCGACGGCGTCGAGACGGACGTCATCGGCACCACCTACGCCACCTTCGACGACCTGGTTCCGTACTGTCGGCGCGTCGCGGGCGCGGTGGGGCGGCTGTGTCTGGGTGTCTACGGCTGTCCGCCGGGCACGGAGGCAACCGCCGGCCGGCACGCCGACGCGCTCGGCGTCGCCATGCAGCAGGTGAACATCCTGCGCGACATCCGCGAGGACCTCACCAACGGTCGGGTCTATTTGCCCAAGGAGGACCTCGACCGCTTCGAGGTGACTCTGGCGCTGACCCCGTCGGGTGCCCTGGCCGATCCGGGCGGTGGGCTGCACGCGCTGGTGAAGGTTGCCGCCGCCCGCGCCGCCGCGTGGTTCGACGACGGGCTGCGCCTGCTGCCGCTGCTGGACAACCGCAGCGCGTCGTGCACCGCGGCGATGGCAGGCATCTACCGGGAGCTGCTCCGCCGCATCGACGCCGACCCCGCGGCGGTGTTCACCGGTCGGGTTTCGCTGACCGGCTTCGAGAAGGCCCGGGTGGCGGGTCGAGCGCTGACCGGGCGGGCAGTGTGA
- a CDS encoding metallophosphoesterase family protein: MSESVPRPAPAWLARRDVLRLVGVGAGTLLAGASLLDRPAAAAVRATTSPTCPEFLRRPSRSGAPPVQGLRLTFGDDPATQMVVSWTTHEPVRSPQVQLGTAVGGLGRVMTAQTRSYTDGKSRRQVHVHSARIDQLFPGTDYVYQATHEGAVPQAGTIRTAPAGRAPFTFTSFGDMGSPTRTKGAGGRWVNDACGSPHSYDIVDGVERIAPLLNLLNGDLCYANLSHDRLRTWSGFLDNITRSARHRPWMPAAGNHENEGLNGPIGYTAFQTYFPVPNPGATGEFAGLWYAYTVGNVRFVHLQNDDICLQDGGSSYIHGYSAGGQRAWLEQELRHSRAQAGIDWIVVCMHQVAMSTSRYNGADLGIRRNWLPLFDAHGVDLVVSGHEHHYERTHPVRGAESNDTMTPRPQASDKKHVDTTKGTVHMIIGSGGTSNPSHRMLSHDRSCHVITGLTHDRTDSGHRAPKYLIEEGPWSAVRDADHPYGFAAFAVDQAPVAGTTTIDVTYYDVVGPGGQLKAFDTFKLTKPARSTARLI, translated from the coding sequence GTGAGCGAATCCGTCCCGCGCCCTGCGCCCGCCTGGTTGGCCCGGCGCGACGTGCTCCGACTGGTCGGCGTCGGTGCCGGCACTCTGCTGGCCGGCGCCTCGCTGCTCGATCGGCCCGCGGCAGCCGCCGTTCGGGCCACCACCAGCCCAACCTGCCCCGAGTTCTTGCGTCGGCCGTCCCGGTCGGGTGCTCCGCCGGTGCAGGGCCTACGACTGACCTTCGGCGACGACCCGGCGACCCAGATGGTCGTGTCCTGGACGACACACGAACCGGTCCGCTCGCCGCAGGTGCAACTCGGCACGGCGGTCGGGGGTCTGGGTCGGGTCATGACGGCGCAGACCCGCAGCTACACCGACGGCAAGTCCCGGCGCCAGGTGCACGTGCACTCGGCGCGCATCGATCAGCTGTTCCCCGGGACCGATTACGTGTACCAGGCGACGCACGAGGGTGCCGTGCCGCAGGCCGGCACGATCCGAACCGCGCCCGCCGGCCGGGCGCCGTTCACGTTCACCAGCTTCGGCGACATGGGTTCCCCGACCCGCACCAAGGGCGCCGGCGGACGGTGGGTCAACGACGCCTGCGGCAGCCCGCACTCCTACGACATCGTCGACGGTGTCGAGCGCATCGCGCCGCTGCTCAACCTGCTCAACGGCGACCTGTGCTACGCCAACCTCTCCCACGATCGGCTGCGCACCTGGTCGGGGTTCCTGGACAACATCACCCGCTCGGCCCGCCACCGGCCGTGGATGCCGGCCGCCGGCAACCACGAGAACGAGGGCCTGAACGGCCCGATCGGCTACACCGCGTTCCAGACGTACTTCCCGGTGCCCAATCCCGGGGCCACCGGCGAATTCGCCGGACTCTGGTACGCCTACACCGTCGGCAACGTGCGGTTCGTGCATCTGCAGAACGACGACATCTGCCTGCAGGACGGCGGCTCGAGTTACATCCACGGCTACAGCGCGGGCGGCCAGCGGGCCTGGCTGGAACAGGAACTGCGGCACAGCCGCGCGCAGGCCGGGATCGACTGGATCGTGGTCTGCATGCACCAGGTCGCGATGAGCACCTCGCGGTACAACGGGGCCGACCTGGGCATCCGCCGCAACTGGCTGCCACTGTTCGACGCGCACGGCGTGGATCTGGTCGTCAGCGGCCACGAACACCACTACGAGCGCACGCACCCGGTACGTGGTGCCGAGTCGAACGACACGATGACCCCGCGCCCGCAAGCCTCCGACAAGAAACACGTGGACACCACCAAGGGCACCGTCCACATGATCATCGGCAGCGGCGGAACCTCGAACCCGTCGCACCGAATGCTCAGCCACGATCGCAGTTGCCACGTCATCACCGGGTTGACCCACGACCGGACCGACAGCGGGCACCGCGCGCCGAAGTACCTCATCGAGGAAGGGCCGTGGTCGGCGGTCCGCGATGCCGATCATCCATACGGCTTCGCCGCTTTCGCGGTCGACCAGGCACCGGTGGCGGGCACGACCACGATCGACGTCACCTACTACGACGTCGTCGGCCCGGGCGGGCAGCTCAAGGCGTTCGACACCTTCAAGCTCACCAAGCCGGCCCGCAGCACCGCACGGCTGATCTGA
- a CDS encoding polyprenyl synthetase family protein: MTLFSTAAPGGLADARRLVEPALRAAIARLDPTCAAQASYHLGWTDAAGLPGAGGGKAVRPSLALLGARAVGADPTIAVPGAVAVELVHNFSLLHDDLMDGDTERRHRTTVWALWGPPSAILTGDALLGLALEVLLDVPGPGAAAAARLVAATTRELIRGQVEDMSYEGNPEVAVETVLGMAAAKTGALLSASAVIGAVLADAPRQSVEALAEFGAQLGLAFQLVDDVLGIWGDPARTGKPRYSDLRSRKTSLPVAWVIGRGDRVGAQVAKWLATESADTEERLSQIADLLADAGGQDWARAEAARRSRRAGACLDLLGQSDAVAELRGLAEFVVGRDQ, translated from the coding sequence ATGACGCTCTTCTCGACCGCTGCGCCGGGCGGCCTGGCCGATGCCCGTCGGCTGGTCGAGCCGGCGCTGCGGGCCGCCATCGCCCGCCTGGACCCGACCTGCGCGGCGCAGGCCAGCTACCACCTCGGCTGGACCGACGCGGCCGGCCTGCCGGGCGCCGGCGGCGGCAAGGCCGTGCGGCCGAGCCTCGCGCTGCTCGGCGCGCGAGCAGTCGGTGCCGACCCGACGATCGCCGTGCCCGGCGCGGTCGCCGTCGAACTGGTGCACAACTTCTCGTTGCTGCACGACGATCTGATGGACGGCGACACCGAGCGGCGGCACCGCACCACGGTGTGGGCTCTTTGGGGTCCGCCGAGCGCGATCCTCACCGGCGACGCCCTGCTCGGGCTCGCACTCGAGGTCCTGCTCGACGTTCCCGGTCCGGGCGCGGCGGCCGCCGCACGGCTGGTTGCCGCCACCACAAGGGAACTGATTCGGGGTCAGGTCGAGGACATGTCCTACGAGGGCAACCCGGAGGTCGCGGTCGAGACAGTGCTCGGGATGGCGGCAGCCAAGACCGGCGCGCTGTTGTCGGCCTCCGCGGTCATCGGTGCGGTGCTGGCCGATGCCCCGCGGCAGTCGGTCGAGGCGCTCGCGGAGTTCGGCGCGCAACTGGGCCTGGCGTTCCAGCTCGTCGACGACGTGCTCGGCATCTGGGGCGATCCGGCGCGGACCGGCAAGCCCCGCTACTCCGACTTGCGCTCGCGCAAGACGTCGCTGCCGGTGGCCTGGGTGATCGGTCGGGGCGATCGGGTCGGGGCGCAGGTGGCCAAGTGGTTGGCGACGGAGTCCGCGGACACCGAGGAACGGCTCTCCCAGATCGCCGATCTGCTCGCCGACGCCGGCGGGCAGGACTGGGCCCGGGCCGAGGCGGCACGGCGGTCCCGCCGGGCGGGGGCGTGCCTGGATCTGCTGGGGCAGTCCGACGCCGTTGCCGAACTGCGCGGCCTGGCCGAGTTCGTCGTGGGACGGGATCAATGA
- the hpnC gene encoding squalene synthase HpnC — MTRDPESVPGAPVGSRPSMAQLRVSERAENFPVALRLLPGRERARLRACYDTVRTIDDVSDRTPGDATAALLALRADLDRIWTPGPAPESPVLRRLAGTVRELGLTAQPFHDLIAAGLADQRVTEYPTFEDLRGYCRLSADPVGRLVLATFDVRDPAAEPLADQICTALQLLEHWQDVAEDRRMGRVYLPGEDRKRFGVEPSDLDAHRASPAVRELLRFETVRAAELLAAGSALVGRLRGFARIAVAGYVAGGLATVQALRRAGYDSLSATPRPRPLDVVSAGARVAARGDAAWAATLCAG, encoded by the coding sequence ATGACTCGCGACCCCGAGTCTGTGCCGGGGGCTCCGGTCGGGAGCCGGCCCAGCATGGCGCAGCTGCGGGTCAGCGAACGGGCCGAGAACTTCCCGGTGGCGCTGCGGCTGCTGCCCGGCCGGGAACGGGCCCGGCTGCGCGCCTGCTACGACACGGTGCGGACCATCGACGACGTCTCCGACCGCACGCCCGGCGACGCGACCGCCGCACTGCTCGCCCTCCGTGCCGACCTGGACCGGATCTGGACGCCCGGCCCGGCCCCGGAGTCACCGGTGCTGCGGCGACTGGCCGGCACGGTCCGCGAACTCGGGCTGACGGCGCAGCCGTTCCACGACCTGATCGCCGCCGGGTTGGCCGACCAACGGGTCACCGAGTACCCGACGTTCGAGGACCTGCGCGGCTACTGCCGGCTGTCGGCCGACCCGGTCGGCCGCCTGGTGCTGGCCACGTTCGACGTCCGCGACCCGGCCGCGGAGCCGTTGGCGGACCAGATCTGCACCGCGCTGCAGTTGCTCGAGCACTGGCAGGACGTCGCCGAGGACCGCCGGATGGGTCGCGTCTACCTGCCGGGGGAGGATCGCAAGCGGTTCGGGGTCGAGCCCAGTGACCTCGACGCGCACCGGGCGAGCCCTGCGGTGCGCGAGCTGCTGCGGTTCGAGACTGTCCGGGCGGCGGAGTTGCTGGCGGCCGGTTCGGCGCTGGTGGGTCGACTTCGCGGGTTCGCCCGGATCGCCGTCGCGGGTTACGTGGCCGGCGGGTTGGCGACCGTCCAGGCTCTGCGGCGAGCCGGGTACGACTCGCTCAGCGCGACCCCACGGCCTCGTCCGCTGGACGTGGTGAGCGCCGGCGCCCGGGTCGCCGCACGCGGTGACGCTGCGTGGGCCGCTACTCTGTGTGCTGGCTGA